A genomic window from Sporosarcina sp. Marseille-Q4063 includes:
- the sufC gene encoding Fe-S cluster assembly ATPase SufC, with amino-acid sequence MATLEIKGLHVEIEGKKILKGVDLTINTNEIHAIMGPNGTGKSTLAQAIMGHPRYEVTAGTITLDGEDVLEMEVDERAKAGLFLAMQYPSEVTGVTNADFLRSAINAKRGEGNEVPLMGFIRDLDAKMATLEMDEDMATRYLNEGFSGGEKKRNEILQLMMLQPKFAVLDEIDSGLDIDALKIVAKGINEMRGEGFGCLIITHYQRLLDYITPDHVHVMIQGKVVQSGGADLAHKLEAQGYDWLHEELGIEEETVEQEA; translated from the coding sequence ATGGCAACTTTAGAAATTAAAGGTCTTCACGTTGAAATAGAAGGCAAGAAAATATTGAAAGGCGTCGATTTGACGATTAATACAAACGAGATCCACGCAATTATGGGTCCAAATGGTACAGGAAAATCTACTCTCGCGCAAGCGATTATGGGGCATCCAAGATATGAAGTAACTGCAGGTACAATCACACTTGATGGTGAAGATGTACTTGAAATGGAAGTTGATGAGCGTGCAAAAGCAGGTCTCTTCCTAGCAATGCAATATCCAAGTGAAGTTACAGGCGTTACAAATGCTGACTTCTTACGTTCGGCGATTAACGCAAAGCGTGGAGAAGGTAACGAAGTTCCATTAATGGGCTTCATTCGCGATCTTGATGCGAAAATGGCAACACTTGAAATGGACGAAGATATGGCAACTCGCTACTTGAACGAAGGATTCTCAGGTGGAGAGAAGAAGCGTAACGAAATTCTCCAGCTTATGATGTTGCAACCTAAATTCGCTGTGCTTGATGAAATTGACTCAGGTCTAGACATCGACGCATTGAAAATAGTAGCAAAAGGAATTAACGAAATGCGCGGTGAAGGTTTTGGTTGCCTAATCATTACTCACTACCAACGCCTACTTGACTACATTACGCCAGATCATGTACACGTTATGATTCAAGGAAAAGTTGTTCAATCCGGTGGTGCAGATTTAGCTCACAAGCTAGAAGCACAAGGATATGACTGGTTACATGAAGAGCTTGGTATTGAAGAAGAAACTGTAGAGCAAGAAGCTTAA
- a CDS encoding ABC transporter ATP-binding protein — translation MSEKREKLLEIKDLKKHFKVDRNKILKAVDGITFDIYKGETFGLVGESGCGKSTAGRTIMRLYEASGGEVHFQGENVHAKKSKKELKKFNRNMQMIFQDPYASLNPRMTVKDIIAEGLDIHGLVKNKAERTAQVNELLETVGLNSEHGNRYPHEFSGGQRQRIGIARALAVNPQFIVADEPISALDVSIQAQVVNLLKKLQVERGLTYLFIAHDLSMVKHISDRVGVMYLGSMAEVTTSDALFEEPLHPYTQALLSAIPISDPILERNRERMIIKGDIPSPIDPPSGCRFRTRCPFAKGICSEVTPELLEQKQDHWVACHIYNEKYSDQFDVPKAPTEMGIPVN, via the coding sequence ATGTCTGAGAAACGAGAAAAATTACTTGAAATAAAAGACTTGAAAAAACACTTTAAAGTTGATCGAAATAAGATTTTGAAGGCAGTCGATGGAATTACTTTTGATATTTATAAAGGTGAAACATTCGGCTTAGTAGGCGAGTCAGGATGCGGAAAATCCACCGCAGGCCGTACAATCATGCGTCTATATGAGGCAAGTGGCGGTGAAGTGCATTTTCAAGGCGAAAACGTGCATGCGAAAAAGTCGAAGAAAGAATTGAAGAAGTTTAATAGAAACATGCAAATGATTTTTCAAGATCCTTATGCATCACTGAATCCTAGAATGACAGTCAAGGATATAATTGCAGAAGGACTCGATATTCATGGATTAGTTAAAAATAAGGCTGAGCGAACTGCTCAAGTAAACGAGTTGCTTGAAACTGTCGGGCTAAATAGTGAACATGGCAACAGGTATCCGCATGAATTTAGTGGCGGTCAGCGTCAAAGAATTGGGATTGCTCGTGCTTTAGCGGTAAATCCGCAATTTATTGTGGCCGATGAACCGATATCCGCATTGGATGTTTCAATACAGGCTCAAGTTGTCAATTTACTGAAAAAGTTGCAAGTAGAACGTGGCTTAACCTATTTGTTTATTGCGCATGATTTATCGATGGTCAAACATATAAGTGACCGGGTAGGCGTGATGTATTTGGGTAGCATGGCTGAAGTAACAACCAGTGATGCACTATTTGAAGAGCCATTGCATCCTTATACGCAAGCCTTGTTAAGTGCGATACCGATCTCGGATCCAATATTGGAACGAAATCGAGAAAGAATGATTATCAAAGGAGACATACCGAGTCCGATTGATCCTCCGAGCGGTTGTCGTTTTAGAACGAGGTGTCCATTTGCCAAAGGGATATGTAGTGAAGTGACGCCGGAATTGTTAGAACAGAAGCAAGACCATTGGGTGGCCTGTCATATATATAACGAAAAATACAGCGACCAGTTCGATGTACCGAAAGCCCCGACTGAAATGGGCATTCCTGTTAACTGA
- a CDS encoding ABC transporter permease → MARYLLKRIGYILISLLFIITITFGLMKLAPSGPFTSERKTSPAIERQMLEAYGLNDPIHEQYFDYLISAAKFDFGPSFKYEGQQVTDIIKRSFPYSLVLGLEAIFIALAFGVLFGTIAAIRHNKTSDYTVMVIAIMGISVPSFVMATILQYIFAMQLSLLPTARFESFAHTILPAFALATTPLAFIARLMRSSMLEVLNADYIKTAKSKGLSERVVIYKHGLRNAILPVVSYMGPLVAGILTGSFIIEKIFGIPGLGREFVESVTNRDYTVIMGTTVFFSVLLLISILIVDLIYGWIDPRIKLANKGANS, encoded by the coding sequence TTGGCTAGATATTTGCTTAAACGGATCGGTTATATTCTTATATCCTTATTGTTTATTATCACAATCACATTTGGATTAATGAAATTAGCACCGAGTGGGCCTTTTACATCCGAACGAAAAACTTCTCCAGCAATCGAACGACAAATGCTGGAAGCATACGGATTAAATGACCCGATACATGAACAGTACTTTGATTATTTGATCAGCGCTGCCAAATTTGATTTTGGCCCTTCATTTAAATATGAAGGACAACAAGTTACGGATATTATTAAAAGAAGTTTTCCTTATTCTTTAGTTCTAGGGCTAGAAGCCATTTTTATCGCCTTGGCTTTCGGTGTGTTGTTTGGAACGATAGCTGCAATTAGACATAATAAGACGAGCGATTATACCGTCATGGTGATCGCGATAATGGGAATTTCTGTCCCGAGTTTCGTCATGGCGACTATCCTGCAATACATATTTGCAATGCAATTGTCCTTGCTGCCAACTGCTAGATTCGAGTCTTTTGCTCATACAATATTACCGGCATTTGCCCTTGCGACAACACCGCTTGCATTTATTGCCAGGTTAATGCGGTCTAGTATGCTAGAGGTCTTAAACGCAGATTATATCAAAACAGCAAAATCAAAAGGATTATCGGAACGCGTAGTCATTTATAAACATGGACTTCGAAATGCAATTTTACCGGTCGTATCCTACATGGGACCATTGGTAGCCGGCATATTAACCGGTAGTTTCATTATCGAAAAAATATTCGGTATTCCAGGTTTGGGTCGAGAGTTTGTTGAAAGTGTAACAAATCGTGATTATACCGTTATTATGGGCACTACTGTATTTTTTAGTGTTCTGTTACTCATATCCATTTTGATAGTCGATCTTATTTACGGGTGGATTGATCCACGGATAAAACTGGCAAATAAGGGGGCTAATAGTTAA
- a CDS encoding ABC transporter permease, with protein MTRLQLEKSDFEPLGIDQEASEKIVGESTSYWKDAWRRFRENKLAVFGVIMIILLSTMALIGEPISGKNYNDTNIMNVNKTPSAEHWFGTDNLGRDIFARTWYGARISLFIGLMASLIDLVIGVIWGAISGFFGGKVDEYMMRIADILYGVPYLLVVILLMVVMPPGLWTMIIAMSITGWISMARIVRGQVLQLKSEEYVMASKSLGASNFRLMFRHLIPNTLGPILVTLTLTIPTAIFTEAFLSYLGLGVPAPRASWGTMSSDALSGFEYYPYQLFFPAFFICLTILAFNVIGDGLRDALDPKEGK; from the coding sequence ATGACACGTTTGCAACTTGAAAAATCAGATTTCGAACCATTGGGAATAGACCAAGAAGCGTCTGAAAAAATTGTTGGTGAAAGTACGTCTTATTGGAAAGATGCATGGCGTCGTTTCCGTGAAAATAAGTTAGCCGTTTTCGGGGTAATAATGATTATATTACTTTCAACTATGGCCTTGATTGGCGAACCGATTTCAGGTAAAAACTACAATGATACCAATATAATGAATGTGAACAAGACTCCGTCGGCGGAACATTGGTTTGGAACGGATAATCTTGGTCGAGATATATTTGCAAGAACCTGGTATGGTGCAAGAATTTCATTATTCATCGGTTTAATGGCATCCCTCATTGACTTAGTCATTGGCGTGATTTGGGGCGCAATATCCGGCTTCTTTGGCGGAAAAGTAGATGAATACATGATGCGTATAGCAGATATCTTGTACGGCGTGCCCTATTTATTGGTCGTTATTTTGTTAATGGTTGTCATGCCTCCGGGTCTTTGGACGATGATCATTGCAATGAGCATAACGGGGTGGATTAGCATGGCAAGGATTGTACGTGGACAGGTTCTGCAACTAAAATCTGAAGAATATGTAATGGCATCTAAATCCTTGGGAGCAAGTAATTTTAGGTTAATGTTTCGGCATTTGATCCCCAATACATTAGGTCCAATACTTGTTACGTTGACTTTAACAATCCCTACGGCAATATTTACAGAAGCATTTCTAAGTTATCTAGGTTTAGGTGTACCTGCACCTCGTGCGAGTTGGGGAACCATGTCGTCGGATGCATTATCTGGGTTTGAGTATTATCCATACCAACTCTTTTTCCCGGCATTCTTCATCTGTTTGACGATTCTCGCATTTAATGTCATCGGTGATGGATTGAGAGATGCATTGGATCCGAAAGAAGGCAAATAA
- a CDS encoding peptide ABC transporter substrate-binding protein codes for MSFKKWSILLILALTMSMILAACGDDNAGKTGETGDKGTGKLAADQTLNVNIKSEPPSLNPSLATDTTSGAVLNQTFEGLMRVNQEGKVEEAMAESHEMSDDGLTYTFKIREGAKWSNGDAVTAKDFEYAWKWVLDPANVDTDYAYQLYMIKGAQDAKENGGSLDDVAVTAEDDQTLVVELEQATAYFLELTAFYTFFPVNASVVEANPDWAQDQSENYVTNGPFLMESWKHKDEIVLKKNPEYWDADTVKLETITMVMIEDENTAKQMYDRGELDWLGSPTDSIPLAAIPAYKKDEVLNISPLAGVYYYAFNTEAEPFNNVNIRKAFAMAMNRQGIVDNITQAEQAPAMALVPPSIFEENAEGYFKDNDIEEAKKLMEKGLEELGLSEMPTIKLSYNTSEAHASIAQAVQDMWKKNLDINVELHNEEWGVYLDSMGAGDFQVGRMGWLADFNDAINFLEIFETKGGNNYTNWENAEYQGLLKESRTETDAKAREDLLRKAEDIFMDELPLAPVYFYTNVWTNKEKVKNVEVSPLGLVQYKWGYIEEE; via the coding sequence ATGAGTTTTAAAAAGTGGTCAATACTACTAATTTTGGCATTAACGATGAGTATGATTTTAGCAGCTTGTGGTGATGATAATGCCGGGAAAACTGGGGAAACGGGTGATAAAGGGACAGGTAAGCTAGCGGCGGATCAAACGTTGAATGTAAACATCAAATCAGAACCGCCTTCATTAAATCCATCTTTAGCGACGGATACTACATCAGGGGCGGTATTAAACCAGACGTTTGAAGGTTTAATGCGTGTAAACCAAGAAGGTAAAGTAGAAGAGGCCATGGCAGAAAGTCACGAAATGTCTGATGACGGATTAACATACACGTTCAAAATCCGGGAAGGCGCAAAATGGTCTAACGGAGATGCTGTTACTGCAAAAGACTTTGAATACGCTTGGAAATGGGTACTTGACCCAGCTAACGTGGACACGGACTATGCATATCAATTATATATGATTAAAGGTGCTCAAGATGCGAAAGAAAATGGCGGGTCCTTAGATGATGTGGCGGTTACAGCTGAGGATGATCAAACATTGGTTGTAGAGTTGGAACAAGCAACAGCTTATTTCCTTGAATTGACAGCGTTTTATACGTTCTTTCCTGTCAATGCGAGTGTAGTAGAAGCAAATCCTGACTGGGCTCAGGACCAATCCGAAAACTACGTAACAAATGGTCCATTCCTTATGGAATCTTGGAAACATAAAGATGAAATTGTTTTAAAGAAAAATCCTGAATATTGGGATGCAGATACAGTTAAGTTAGAAACAATCACGATGGTTATGATTGAAGATGAAAATACAGCGAAACAAATGTATGACAGAGGCGAATTGGATTGGCTCGGTTCTCCAACAGACTCAATTCCGTTGGCAGCAATACCTGCATACAAAAAAGACGAAGTATTAAACATTTCCCCGCTTGCGGGCGTTTATTACTACGCGTTTAACACAGAAGCAGAACCATTTAACAACGTCAATATTCGTAAAGCATTCGCAATGGCGATGAATCGCCAAGGAATTGTAGACAATATTACACAAGCCGAGCAAGCGCCGGCAATGGCATTGGTTCCGCCTTCGATATTTGAAGAAAATGCAGAAGGTTACTTTAAAGATAATGACATCGAAGAAGCGAAAAAACTGATGGAAAAAGGATTAGAAGAATTAGGGTTAAGCGAGATGCCAACGATTAAACTTTCTTATAACACAAGTGAAGCACATGCATCTATTGCACAAGCAGTTCAAGATATGTGGAAAAAGAATTTGGATATCAATGTTGAACTTCATAATGAAGAGTGGGGTGTCTATCTTGACTCCATGGGCGCAGGCGATTTCCAAGTCGGACGTATGGGCTGGCTTGCCGATTTTAACGACGCCATCAACTTCTTGGAAATTTTTGAAACAAAAGGTGGAAACAACTATACAAACTGGGAAAATGCAGAATATCAAGGTTTGTTGAAAGAATCAAGAACTGAGACAGACGCTAAGGCACGTGAAGACTTATTACGTAAAGCAGAAGATATCTTTATGGATGAACTTCCATTAGCGCCAGTTTACTTCTATACAAACGTCTGGACGAATAAAGAAAAAGTTAAAAATGTTGAAGTATCACCACTTGGTCTCGTTCAATACAAATGGGGCTATATTGAAGAAGAGTAA
- a CDS encoding thioredoxin family protein, producing MDIWTREVWERKSSESDIAVFYLYTPICGTCAVASKMMNVISVMKPNIPIGKADLNYIEDLAIDYQIESVPCLLISKQGVLQEKIYAFKSVPDLLMKIS from the coding sequence ATGGATATATGGACAAGGGAAGTATGGGAAAGAAAGTCTAGTGAATCGGATATTGCGGTATTTTATTTATATACGCCGATATGCGGAACTTGCGCAGTCGCTTCGAAAATGATGAATGTAATTTCCGTCATGAAGCCTAATATACCGATTGGAAAAGCGGATTTGAATTATATCGAGGATTTGGCAATCGACTATCAAATTGAAAGTGTGCCATGTCTCCTTATTTCAAAACAAGGTGTTCTTCAGGAAAAGATTTATGCGTTTAAATCAGTCCCTGATCTTCTAATGAAAATAAGTTGA
- a CDS encoding methionine ABC transporter permease, which produces MIENLFPHVDWAKMWGATLETLYMTAMSTVFTFVIGLALGVLLFLSGPGQLWSNKLIYTISGAFVNIFRSIPFIILIILLIPFTKLLLGTIRGPEAALPALIIGAAPFYGRMVLIALQEIDKGVIEAAKSMGAKTSTIIFKVLLPESMPALISGITVTAIALVGYTAMAGVIGAGGLGTLAFLDGFQRSREDVTLMATILILIVVFIIQFIGDFAVRKFDKR; this is translated from the coding sequence ATGATTGAAAACCTGTTTCCGCATGTTGACTGGGCTAAGATGTGGGGTGCGACTTTAGAAACGCTTTATATGACAGCGATGTCAACGGTGTTCACATTTGTCATTGGGTTGGCGTTAGGCGTATTGTTATTTCTTTCAGGACCAGGTCAATTATGGTCGAATAAGCTGATTTATACGATTTCGGGGGCATTCGTCAATATATTCCGGTCAATCCCGTTTATCATTTTAATTATTCTACTCATCCCGTTTACGAAACTGCTTCTTGGGACGATACGCGGGCCTGAAGCAGCTTTACCTGCATTAATTATAGGGGCTGCACCATTTTATGGTCGAATGGTTTTAATTGCGTTGCAGGAAATCGATAAAGGCGTCATTGAAGCTGCAAAATCGATGGGCGCAAAAACATCTACGATTATATTTAAGGTTTTATTGCCAGAATCCATGCCTGCCCTAATCTCTGGAATTACCGTTACCGCCATCGCGCTCGTCGGATACACGGCAATGGCGGGAGTTATCGGGGCCGGGGGACTTGGGACGCTAGCCTTTTTGGATGGATTCCAACGAAGCCGTGAAGACGTTACGCTAATGGCAACCATTCTTATTTTAATCGTCGTGTTCATCATCCAGTTTATCGGAGATTTTGCTGTTAGAAAGTTTGATAAAAGATAA
- a CDS encoding MetQ/NlpA family ABC transporter substrate-binding protein yields MKKVLSAILLAVLVLTLVACGTKNEGNKDNASSGDNAQKELVIGASNIPHAIILEKVKPLLKEEGIDLVIEQYTDYILPNTDLDSGEIDANYFQHIPYLESSMKDHGYDFVNAGEIHIEPIGVYSKKYKSLNELPEGATILMSNSIADHGRVLAMLEAQGLIKLDEDVEKTTAEVKDIVDNPKNIKFEADYEAALLPQLYNNDEGDAVLINSNYAIDAGLNPLEDSIALEESDSPYVNVIAVRKGDEDNAEIKALIEALKSEEIQDFILEEWEGSVVPVK; encoded by the coding sequence ATGAAAAAAGTATTATCAGCAATCTTATTAGCGGTACTAGTACTTACTTTAGTGGCTTGCGGCACGAAAAATGAAGGTAACAAAGACAATGCAAGTAGTGGCGACAACGCCCAAAAAGAATTAGTTATCGGTGCTTCGAATATACCGCATGCAATTATTTTGGAAAAAGTGAAGCCGTTGTTGAAAGAAGAAGGCATTGATCTCGTCATTGAACAATACACGGATTACATCTTGCCGAACACAGACTTGGACTCTGGTGAAATTGACGCGAACTACTTCCAACATATACCATACCTTGAATCTTCGATGAAAGATCATGGCTATGATTTCGTGAATGCGGGTGAAATTCATATTGAACCAATCGGTGTCTATTCGAAAAAATACAAGTCTCTTAACGAACTTCCAGAAGGCGCAACAATCTTGATGAGTAATTCCATTGCCGATCATGGACGTGTACTTGCAATGCTTGAGGCGCAAGGGCTTATCAAGCTAGATGAGGACGTTGAGAAAACGACTGCAGAAGTAAAAGATATTGTCGACAATCCAAAAAACATCAAGTTCGAAGCAGACTATGAGGCCGCATTATTGCCGCAACTTTACAACAATGATGAAGGCGATGCAGTGCTGATTAACTCAAACTATGCCATTGACGCAGGACTCAATCCGCTTGAAGATTCAATCGCGCTAGAAGAATCGGATTCACCATACGTGAATGTGATTGCTGTTCGCAAAGGCGATGAAGATAATGCTGAAATAAAAGCATTAATCGAAGCACTGAAATCGGAAGAAATCCAAGACTTCATTTTAGAAGAATGGGAAGGTTCAGTCGTTCCGGTAAAATAA
- a CDS encoding methionine ABC transporter ATP-binding protein, with product MIHLKDVNKVFGEGSNSIVAVDSVTFDIAEGEIFGVIGYSGAGKSTLIRLLNGLEMPTSGAITIGGLEISSIKGQQLRKARQKVSMIFQHFNLLWSRTVKDNIAFPLEIANISKVERDLKVAELIELVGLKGRENAYPSELSGGQKQRVGIARALANDPEVLLCDEATSALDPETTDSILDLLTDINERLGLTIVLITHEMHVIRKICHRVAVMEEGKVVEMGNVLEVFQSPQEPITKRFLSQVTEPAETIEAMEHIKKEFPSGTLIKLVFVGERTGQPVITSMIRKFMIDVNIVQGNIAQMHDGAYGTLILQLVGEESIIQEAIHYLNEQDVRTEVVGND from the coding sequence ATGATTCATTTAAAAGATGTCAACAAGGTCTTCGGTGAAGGTTCAAATAGTATAGTCGCCGTAGACAGCGTCACCTTTGATATTGCCGAAGGGGAAATCTTCGGTGTTATCGGCTATAGCGGTGCAGGAAAGAGTACCCTCATTCGACTCTTAAACGGACTAGAGATGCCGACAAGCGGCGCAATCACAATTGGCGGTTTAGAAATCTCATCCATTAAAGGACAACAATTACGGAAAGCCAGGCAAAAAGTAAGCATGATTTTCCAACACTTTAATCTGCTGTGGTCAAGAACCGTTAAAGACAATATTGCTTTTCCACTTGAAATCGCAAATATCTCTAAAGTGGAACGCGACCTTAAAGTTGCCGAACTAATCGAGCTAGTTGGCTTAAAAGGGCGGGAGAATGCATACCCATCTGAATTATCGGGTGGACAAAAGCAACGGGTCGGTATTGCACGTGCACTTGCTAATGATCCTGAAGTATTGCTTTGTGATGAAGCGACATCTGCACTTGATCCAGAAACGACTGATTCAATTCTCGATCTCCTAACTGACATCAATGAGCGACTTGGGCTGACGATTGTACTCATTACACATGAAATGCATGTCATCCGGAAGATTTGCCACCGGGTTGCAGTGATGGAAGAAGGTAAAGTAGTCGAAATGGGAAATGTTCTTGAGGTATTCCAATCGCCACAGGAGCCGATTACGAAACGTTTCTTATCGCAAGTGACGGAACCAGCAGAAACAATTGAGGCGATGGAACATATTAAAAAAGAATTTCCATCAGGAACGCTTATAAAACTTGTTTTTGTAGGTGAACGAACTGGACAACCGGTTATTACGAGCATGATCCGAAAATTCATGATTGACGTAAATATTGTGCAAGGGAATATCGCCCAAATGCATGATGGTGCATACGGCACGCTCATTCTTCAATTAGTCGGAGAAGAATCGATTATTCAAGAAGCAATCCATTATCTGAATGAACAAGATGTCCGGACGGAGGTGGTCGGTAATGATTGA
- a CDS encoding ABC transporter ATP-binding protein yields MKKILKVNDLSVSFETYGADVKAVRGVSFELEEKETLAIVGESGSGKSVTAYSIMRLIDMPPGKFDGGTILFNDEDLTLKSEKQMQEIRGKEISMIFQDPMTSLNPTMSIGNQISESLIKHQNMSKKDAYSRGIELLKLVGIPNSETRINQYPHQYSGGMRQRAMIAIALACNPKILIADEPTTALDVTIQAQILELMRDLQEKTGTAIILITHDLGVVSSVASRVAVMYGGKIVETGNVDEIFYNPKHPYTWGLLGSMPKVDSKGEDLLAIPGSPPDLADPPKGCPFVTRCPYAMKVCKNTMPEYTVLSDTQKTACWLLDERAPKVEMPETAIVGGHKQHV; encoded by the coding sequence ATGAAAAAAATATTAAAAGTAAATGATCTTTCAGTGTCGTTTGAGACATACGGCGCAGACGTTAAAGCTGTTCGCGGTGTTTCTTTTGAATTAGAAGAGAAGGAAACGTTGGCTATCGTAGGCGAGTCCGGATCAGGGAAAAGTGTTACAGCCTATTCGATAATGCGTTTAATCGATATGCCTCCGGGAAAATTCGATGGTGGAACAATCCTTTTCAATGATGAAGATTTAACATTAAAATCGGAAAAACAAATGCAAGAGATTCGCGGAAAAGAAATCAGTATGATATTCCAGGATCCAATGACTTCATTGAATCCAACAATGTCGATAGGTAACCAAATTTCTGAGAGTCTTATCAAGCATCAAAACATGTCGAAGAAAGATGCCTATTCGCGTGGGATTGAATTGTTGAAGCTTGTGGGGATTCCAAATTCAGAGACTCGGATTAATCAATATCCTCACCAATATTCCGGGGGAATGAGGCAACGCGCAATGATCGCGATTGCATTGGCATGTAACCCTAAAATATTGATTGCAGACGAACCAACAACTGCACTAGATGTGACAATCCAGGCGCAAATTTTGGAACTAATGCGTGATTTGCAGGAAAAGACCGGCACAGCAATCATTTTGATAACCCATGACTTAGGGGTCGTATCAAGCGTCGCAAGTCGAGTCGCGGTTATGTACGGGGGGAAGATTGTAGAAACAGGGAACGTCGATGAGATATTCTATAATCCAAAGCATCCATACACTTGGGGCCTGCTAGGTTCAATGCCGAAAGTAGATAGTAAAGGTGAAGATTTATTGGCAATCCCGGGCTCGCCACCGGACTTAGCGGATCCTCCCAAAGGTTGTCCTTTTGTTACTAGGTGTCCTTACGCTATGAAAGTGTGCAAAAACACGATGCCCGAGTACACGGTTTTGTCAGATACGCAAAAGACCGCGTGCTGGTTATTGGATGAACGTGCTCCTAAAGTAGAAATGCCCGAAACTGCTATTGTAGGAGGTCATAAGCAACATGTCTGA
- a CDS encoding dicarboxylate/amino acid:cation symporter, whose translation MKVKIGLIWRIVIAIALAIGLGLLVPMIGEGFAELFVSFFATFNMIFGGFLNFVVPLIIIAFIAPGIAKLGKGSGKLLGVATIIAYLSTIAAGILAFFSATTLLPNFIGNFADATVKEGTRVPAEAFFELEMTPVMGVMSALLIAFLFGIGMAAISSKSMLAVFEEFNDLIERVISFVIIPLLPVHIFGIFLNMTYSGEVAKVLSVFAVVFIMIIVLHLLMLTIQYTIAGSLSGRNPFKLMKIMAPAYFTALGTQSSAATIPVTLRQARKTGASERVTDFSIPLFATIHLSGSTITLVSCAIGVMLMNDMPIVFSSFLGFIFMLGVTMIAAPGVPGGAVMAAVGLLSSMLGFSEAMVALMIALYMAQDSFGTATNVTGDGALAVIVDKFTKDNVPTSDSQ comes from the coding sequence TTGAAAGTTAAGATAGGTCTTATATGGAGAATTGTCATAGCAATTGCATTGGCAATAGGGTTAGGATTACTAGTCCCGATGATTGGGGAAGGTTTCGCGGAATTATTCGTAAGCTTTTTTGCAACATTTAATATGATTTTTGGCGGTTTTCTTAATTTTGTTGTTCCATTAATTATTATTGCTTTCATTGCTCCTGGTATTGCCAAGCTAGGAAAAGGATCCGGAAAACTTTTAGGTGTCGCGACAATAATTGCTTATTTATCGACAATTGCTGCTGGGATTCTAGCCTTTTTTTCAGCAACGACATTATTGCCGAACTTCATTGGAAACTTTGCAGACGCGACAGTTAAAGAGGGGACAAGAGTTCCAGCAGAAGCCTTTTTTGAACTCGAAATGACGCCGGTAATGGGTGTTATGTCAGCGCTGTTGATCGCATTTTTATTCGGAATCGGTATGGCAGCCATCAGTAGCAAATCGATGCTAGCCGTCTTTGAAGAATTCAATGATTTAATTGAAAGAGTTATTTCATTTGTCATTATCCCGCTTTTACCAGTCCATATTTTCGGAATATTTCTAAATATGACGTATAGTGGAGAGGTTGCAAAGGTCTTATCTGTCTTTGCTGTCGTTTTTATTATGATTATAGTTCTCCATTTACTCATGTTGACCATCCAATATACGATTGCTGGATCACTTTCAGGCCGCAATCCATTTAAACTGATGAAAATAATGGCACCGGCTTATTTCACGGCATTAGGTACACAATCATCTGCGGCAACGATTCCAGTAACATTAAGACAAGCGCGAAAAACAGGCGCATCTGAACGAGTTACAGACTTTTCAATTCCGCTTTTCGCAACGATTCATCTTTCAGGAAGTACAATCACGCTAGTCTCATGCGCGATTGGTGTCATGCTAATGAATGATATGCCTATTGTATTTTCCAGTTTCCTGGGTTTCATCTTCATGCTTGGTGTCACGATGATTGCAGCACCGGGAGTTCCAGGCGGCGCGGTAATGGCGGCAGTTGGTCTTTTAAGTTCGATGCTTGGTTTCAGCGAAGCTATGGTTGCGCTCATGATTGCATTGTACATGGCTCAAGATAGTTTCGGAACAGCAACAAACGTTACTGGCGACGGCGCACTCGCAGTCATTGTGGACAAGTTCACGAAAGACAATGTTCCCACGTCAGATTCTCAGTGA